One region of Acropora muricata isolate sample 2 chromosome 13, ASM3666990v1, whole genome shotgun sequence genomic DNA includes:
- the LOC136895728 gene encoding uncharacterized protein has product MAGFVAQRVGMRDISTTVTVPGNAKAKLMYYLSCVKTVIQLNDSPLQRLTDYHNYHLLTDPETDALLAMVVLFSPDELLGKVFFPDEDCGGRNNQFFELSAVSHMLAVTDNILIGGERKRVAKVMFFQRSWLDNNYFTPLRSFQGRLQRMARGLPGRAPTPAPPRPRPTPPRRRDSDCNIL; this is encoded by the coding sequence atggcaggatttgttgcacAAAGAGTAGGTATGAGAGACATTTCAACAACTGTCACGGTACCAGGCAACGCAAAAGCCAAACTGATGTACTATCTCAGCTGTGTGAAGACAGTAATCCAACTCAACGATTCCCCTTTGCAACGATTGACGGATTATCACAATTATCATTTGCTGACTGATCCAGAAACAGATGCTCTGTTAGCAATGGTCGTATTGTTCAGTCCAGATGAGCTTTTGGGGAAGGTGTTTTTTCCCGATGAAGACTGCGGAGGAAGGAATAACCAATTCTTTGAGCTGAGCGCAGTGTCTCACATGTTGGCTGTGACAGACAACATTTTGATCGGAGGAGAGAGGAAGAGAGTTGCCAAAGTGATGTTCTTCCAGAGATCGTGGCTGGACAACAACTACTTCACTCCATTGAGGTCATTCCAGGGGAGGTTGCAAAGGATGGCGCGTGGCTTGCCGGGAAGGGCCCCTACTCCTGCTCcacctcgtcctcgtcctactCCTCCACGTCGTCGTGACAGCGACTGTAACATCTTGTAA
- the LOC136896541 gene encoding uncharacterized protein, whose protein sequence is MARFVSQRVGLKDISRTVTVPGNAKAKLMYYLSCVKTVIQLDDSTLQRLTDYNNYYLLTDVEIDTLLAMVILFSPDELLGKVFFHDEDCGGGSNQFFELSAVSHMLAVTDNVLIGGERKRVAKVMFFQRSWLDTNYFTPLRSFEGRLQRIANGLPGRAPTPPRRQESSTCNIL, encoded by the coding sequence ATGGCGAGATTTGTCTCACAAAGAGTAGGTTTGAAGGACATTTCAAGAACTGTCACGGTACCAGGCAACGCAAAAGCCAAACTGATGTACTACCTCAGCTGTGTGAAGACGGTAATCCAACTCGACGATTCCACTTTGCAACGATTGacggattataataattattatttgctgaCCGATGTAGAAATCGATACTCTGTTGGCAATGGTCATATTGTTCAGTCCAGATGAGCTGttgggaaaagtattttttcaCGATGAAGACTGCGGAGGTGGAAGTAACCAATTCTTTGAGCTGAGCGCAGTGTCTCACATGTTGGCTGTGACAGACAACGTTTTGATCGGAGGAGAGAGAAAGAGAGTTGCCAAAGTGATGTTCTTCCAGAGATCGTGGCTGGATACCAACTACTTCACTCCATTGAGGTCCTTCGAGGGGCGGTTGCAAAGAATTGCGAACGGCTTGCCGGGAAGAGCCCCTACTCCCCCGCGTCGTCAAGAAAGCTCCACCTGTAACATCTTGTAA
- the LOC136895732 gene encoding uncharacterized protein, producing the protein MAGIVAQRFGMKDITATVTVPANAKAKLMYYLSCVKTVIQLDDSTLQRLTDYNNYYLLTDAETDALLAMVILLSPDKLMGKVFFPDEDCGGRNNQFFELSAVSHMLAVTDNILIGGERKRVAKVMLFKMSWLENNYLTPLRSFQGRLQRMVRGLEGGASTPRPAPTPRPPPSPPLPSRRDSDCCCHIL; encoded by the coding sequence ATGGCAGGAATTGTCGCACAAAGATTTGGTATGAAAGACATTACCGCGACGGTTACGGTACCAGCCAACGCAAAAGCCAAACTGATGTACTATCTCAGCTGTGTGAAGACGGTAATCCAACTTGACGATTCCACGTTGCAACGATTGacggattataataattattatttgctgaCCGATGCAGAAACCGATGCTCTGTTGGCAATGGTCATATTGTTGAGTCCAGATAAGCTGATGGGGAAGGTGTTTTTTCCCGATGAAGACTGCGGAGGAAGGAATAACCAATTCTTTGAGCTGAGCGCAGTGTCTCACATGTTGGCTGTGACAGACAACATTTTGATCGGAGGAGAGAGAAAGAGAGTTGCCAAAGTGATGTTGTTCAAGATGTCGTGGCTGGAGAACAACTACCTTACTCCATTGAGGTCATTCCAGGGGCGACTACAAAGGATGGTGCGTGGGTTGGAGGGAGGGGCCTCTACTCCTCGTCCGGCCCCTACTCCTCGtcctcctccttctcctcctcTTCCAAGTCGCCGTGACAGCGACTGCTGCTGTCACATCTTGTAA